From one Physeter macrocephalus isolate SW-GA unplaced genomic scaffold, ASM283717v5 random_677, whole genome shotgun sequence genomic stretch:
- the LOC102993772 gene encoding breast cancer anti-estrogen resistance protein 3 homolog isoform X4, producing MPKECNAFHALSAALCCFYHRKSFLGVKAEALSPLTLLLHYFSKERHVMDRTPERLKKELEEELLLSSEDLRSHAWYHGRIPRQVSENLVQRDGDFLVRDSLSSPGNFVLTCQWKNLPQHFKIRRTVLRLSEAYSRVQYQFDMESFDSIPGLVRCYVGNRRPISQQSGAIIFQPINRTVPLRCLEEHYGTSPGRAQEGSLVEGRPDVAKRLSLTMGSPQAREQSLPRGNLLRNREKSGSQPACLDHMQDRRALSLKAHQSESYLPIGGKLPPQSPGVGTRPCPNSPVFRTGSEPTLSPAVVRRVSSDAGAGGALRGSDSQLCPKPPPKPCKAPMLKAPRSPSTWLNSEASYCELNPALAAGCDGAARPPFCAQDSYVDLLTTKQNGGPAAWNSDTSYLILDDDDGAKPWEPLPTQRDKGQEDEGTFVTPLLETASSFKPNDLESKLLPPENRPLETAMLKRAKELFTNNDPKVIAQHMLSMDCKVARILEVSEEMRKNMGMSSGLELITLPYGHQLRLDIIER from the exons TTCTCCAAGGAGAGGCACGTCATGGACAGGACCCCGGAGAGGCTGaagaaggagctggaggaggagctgctgcTGAGCAGCGAGGACTTACGCAGCCACGCCTGGTACCACGGCCGCATCCCCCGACAG GTGTCAGAAAACCTCGTGCAGCGAGACGGTGACTTCCTGGTTCGTGATTCTCTGTCCAGCCCCGGAAACTTTGTCCTGACCTGCCAGTGGAAGAACCTCCCTCAGCACTTCAAGATCCGCCGGACCGTCCTGCGGCTCAGTGAGGCCTACAGCCGAGTGCAGTACCAGTTTGATATGGAGAGCTTCGACTCCATCCCCGGCCTGGTGCGCTGCTATGTGGGTAACCGGCGGCCCATCTCCCAGCAGAGCGGAGCCATCATCTTCCAGCCCATCAACAGGACGGTGCCCCTGCGGTGCCTGGAGGAGCACTACGGCACCTCCCCCGGCCGGGCCCAGGAGGGCAGCCTCGTCGAGGGAAGGCCGGACGTGGCCAAGAGGCTGAGCCTCACCATGGGCAGCCCCCAGGCCCGAGAGCAGAGCTTGCCCAGGGGCAACCTCCTCAG AAATAGAGAGAAGAGTGGTAGCCAGCCAGCCTGCCTGGATCACATGCAGGACAGAAGAGCCTTGTCCCTCAAAGCCCACCAGTCGGAAAGTTACCTGCCAATTG GTGGTAAGCTGCCCCCTCAGTCCCCAGGTGTGGGCACAAGACCCTGCCCAAACTCACCGGTTTTCAGGACAGGCAGCGAGCCCACCCTGAGCCCAGCGGTGGTTCGAAGGGTCTCCTCGGACGCCGGGGCAGGGGGGGCGCTGAGGGGCTCAGACAGCCAGCTATGCCCCAAACCGCCCCCCAAGCCCTGCAAAGCGCCCATGCTCAAGGCTCCCCGGTCTCCGTCCACCTGGCTCAACTCAGAGGCCAGCTACTGCGAACTGAACCCAGCCTTGGCCGCAGGCTGCGACGGGGCAGCACGGCCGCCCTTCTGTGCCCAGGACAGCTACGTGGACCTGCTGACCACCAAGCAGAACGGCGGGCCGGCTGCCTGGAACTCTGACACCAGCTACTTGATCCTTGATGACGATGACGGGGCAAAGCCTTGGGAGCCGCTGCCAACCCAGAGGGACAAGGGGCAGGAGGACGAGGGTACATTCGTGACACCCCTCCTGGAGACTGCCTCCTCCTTCAAGCCCAACGACCTTGAGTCGAAGCTCCTTCCTCCTGAGAACAGGCCCCTGGAAACCGCGATGCTGAAGCGTGCGAAAGAACTGTTCACCAACAACGACCCCAAGGTCATCGCCCAGCATATGCTGAGCATGGACTGCAAG GTCGCGAGGATACTTGAAGTCTCTGAAGAGATGAGGAAGAACATGGGCATGAGCTCAGGGCTGGAGCTCATCACCTTGCCTTATGGCCACCAGCTGCGCCTGGACATCATTGAAAGGTGA